The window ACGCATCCCTGGCAATGGACGAGTAGCGGGCGATGATCTGCGCGTCCTCCGAGCCGAGCCAGCACGGTCCTCCGTAGAGCGGGGCCGGCAGGAGGCCATAGGAAGTGGAGATGGTCACCGTCCCCCTGAGGGGCTGATATACCACCCTGTTCCCGCATTTGACGATGTATTTGGGAGGGAGCATCTTTGCCGCCTCCAGCGGAGCGATATTGGCTACCCTCGCCCGAACCAGACCGAACTTGGGCTGGGGAAAGGACCGGGAATGGAGCGGAAGGTAGGCTCCAGCGCAGATGCCGAGATAGGTGCCCCCATCCCTGACGAAGCGTTCCAGGGCGTGGAATCCCTTCGGCCCAAGCTCTTCCGCCATGCGAAAGGCGTCGCCTCCGGAGAGCACGACGACGTCGGCTTCGATTTTGCGCTGGAAGGCATCGGCGGTCCCGAATCGCAGATCAAGGAGACCTAGGTTCTCCATCGAGTCGGCGAACCACAGCCAGGAGTGCGAGGACCCCAGTCCGGTGTAGACCAGGACGTTCGGTCCCGCATCCTCCCTGCCCTGGCTCTTTCTCACGTTCCCGCATAGCTACTGCCTCGCAAAAACCTTTCACTTCGCTGCGGGCAGGGAACGAGATATTTAGCCTTGCTCGGCCCTGGAGGGGAGCATGCGCATCGTGGGCTTCTCCAAGACCTCCCTCTTGGACTGGGATGGCATGGTCTCGGCGGTGATCTACCTGCCGGGATGC is drawn from Methanomassiliicoccales archaeon and contains these coding sequences:
- a CDS encoding BPL-N domain-containing protein, translating into MRKSQGREDAGPNVLVYTGLGSSHSWLWFADSMENLGLLDLRFGTADAFQRKIEADVVVLSGGDAFRMAEELGPKGFHALERFVRDGGTYLGICAGAYLPLHSRSFPQPKFGLVRARVANIAPLEAAKMLPPKYIVKCGNRVVYQPLRGTVTISTSYGLLPAPLYGGPCWLGSEDAQIIARYSSIARDASLIVPREQAEAAVVGKVAGLYKDLGKGKLILLGPHAEHPQYPNANRWLIGMLPEGHVKAPIVDQAELVSLEKMKRALSNARVASMGLQGAQWRIGSKVWEWEKVGLFLDAMWRRMPLLEKMNARAPERVSEELAKALNSMKRLRSQEEEEASRTASEMFISLSNATSAFLGYYFDALRSRTG